In the Argiope bruennichi chromosome 8, qqArgBrue1.1, whole genome shotgun sequence genome, GAGTGCTTAGAGTTCACATTTGTTGactaatgctaaaaataaaaataaagttttattataagcattaaaaacaGACAAGCAAAAGCAAAGAATCAGATCAGTTGATACTTCATAGCACTATTTTTTACTAATCATTACTTATTTATACATAACTATAATAAACAAAGTTAAGGCTGTTAATAGAAGGGAGgaataatatattcttaagaaaataaaatataatatactacAGGCTATTTTCCtcacaaattcaataaaaaggattattttatatatatgattacaGCATTATTTATTCTTATGTCAATAAAGTAGATGCACAGTAACTTTTAATGACATGTTAGTATTTTTCTCAGTAAGATGCCCCAAAAAATTCctctaacaatttaatttaagaagaTAAACATATATGAAGATCGATCTATCTCTAATGatgaataatatcaatttaattccTGTATAATATGACACTACTTTTCAAACAATAGAGCAAGTGAATTACATATCATAATTGGTAAATTGCacataatctttatttttcaaaataataataataataataaaagtgaatgtcaTTTGCTTGTTGCATGCTACAAATTGAATAAAGAAGTTAATCAGCCTTAtccacataataaaaattaacctttatatgaaaattataaacatgcgagattcaaaataaatgcatgatCACATACTATTGTGGTAATTCAACAGTTTCTTGTGCAATTTTAACAACTGTTTAATCATCTAACATAAAACTCAGAGCTATGAAACCAAActctatatgaaaattataaacatataagatgtaaaataaatgtacaatCACATATTACTGTGGTAATTCAACAGCTTCTTgtacaattttaatgattaatcatCTAACAAACAGCTCAGAATTGGTGATTAACTTTCAGCTTTCAGTAGTagcaccccccccccttccataaGCTAATGACAAGTTTCAGAAGACAGTGCCTTTAAACcaatgaaaaaattcaagaacAACAAAAACTCATCTCAACATATAAAAAACAATCCCCtgtgaaaaggaaaatttgtcCACAGGCACGGCAAACACCTTAACTTTCAATGGTGACTAtggtaaaaagtaatttcaatatatttaactcttgattataaaactattttgttcTTCATATGTTGTAACTCTAAGATCCATTGGAGATTTAAAGGGGGTGGGGACTCTTATACATGGTTTAAATTGAAagcttacaaatatttaaaaagaataatagaacAAAACATAACAGAAGTTtgtacaaatttttgttttgttatattaagGAATATTATAGCTTTGGTTACTTACTgttttaattggaaacttatgTAGACTAGTGattcaaattgaaaaacataCATGCAAAACAGTATTTTTCTTAAGTgattataaataactatatttctaaaatattacttaaaacatTACTTTTATGAAGAAATCAGAAAATTCTTCTTTCGAGATATGcctttcatttgtaaataaacatttttcaatcttaGACATAGGACTTCCAGTATGCCTTAGCCAGTCTTtcctgaaaatgaaataaacaaaatattttcagatatacaaaataacaaaacttataTATGTGCAAGTAATGATCTTGAATCTATGTCTCTATGGAAAGAGATAAAAGGATGTTTAAGAAATTAACAAAGCActcacaaaataaagaaattagaagcataaacttcataatttttcagttaaaaatttctttcattataaatgtaaggaaaaaaatctcaaaataatgtTTGGACCAGTATGAAAAAGCAGCATTTCAAACAaaccacatttcaaaattttcataacaataacTATTaacatatcttaatatatataaattatgtgtcacgttgtttgtccgcgatggactcctaaactactgaaccgattttaatcaaatttgcacaccgtgtgcagtttgatctaacttaaaagataggatagcccgttttttgaatttttaattagaattttaattattaattaaaaactaactttcctgccaaaaaaatcttttcattttccccatcgccaaatgagtacggtttcaaaattttttcccaacagtcatgaggctaggtttaagatttttcggctgattatttgaaacaattctatttattttcttaatgtttgatgcatttaaaattaaacattgttaattgatcgatctttcagattcattattaagtacttttgaattaaaataaaacataataaaggaaattaaaaatgtctaatctgcatagcgttaccccaactggcgtggAAAAACTCAGgcatttgcattaccgtaactggcgttgaaaattcatgcatgcgcattgtgttctgattgttgacatgacaaccattatcaacggatgatataaattatttttaggttagttgcatgtttttgtaattaaattgtatttatattagttatatattttttgtatacgcttatagttttaagtacatcgtttttcagttttttttaacctgttttcgaccgattattttaaacgattcgttttattttcttagtgtttgatgcatttaaaattaaacattgttaatgaatcgatctgctcatgatgaatctaagaaaattttgttgactaattcttgaaatattacataaattagtaaagatattctttagtgcccataaagtttaaacgctcagtgactgttttcagtaatcatattgcaaaaaaatactttgtttcagtaaaaaatattattatattaattgcagattaatcctttccactttaatttatagtataaattctacgggaactaacagaaaattagagagatacatattacgttatgactgaaggcgtttataatattatgagtgaattaaataactatcaaaatttgaagttttaaaatattttgatgaagaagttattaaagtaggaattgcataaaatatttaattattaaaattttagcgaacattaaaattggcgaaccggctggtcgccaaaggcggctagtaatgtataaaaaaaagaccaatttctaaacaaataataattgctATAGAAAGTAACAAATAATAGAAAACTATATAATTGAAAGGACAGtggataaaaagatattttatgaaaaaaaaattatgaatattaaaagagACCACaaagtaatttcataaataattcgatTAAAAACTTGGTAAAGAGTAAGTAGCATATTTAGTATactaaaagtataatatttaaaacaaaatttaacttctgtaactttatttaacattaaaaggaatgaagaataaatatctaaggataaagttaaaatatttgtaaaatctaATGAATTCATTTGGAATAGAACATATTTCCAATGATATTCTTTCATGCTACATAAATCAACATATTTATACAACAAAGACTTTAACCTGCAGATGCATTCTTCAGTTTCTTATACCATTGCTTGTTCTTACAATtcataagagaatattttagaataaagatctttaatttcaattttatatattatccctgtaaccaattttaaaaaaaaaattaatacaaaggaATACGGTGATGAATAAGGTATCAGCACATCAGATTTTTTATACACTTTACAGAGTATAATCAGTTTAGATTAAAGCATATAGTTTgcctaaaatagaaaaattaaaccatCATACACATTTTAACAACATGGATACAAAACtcacactttttattttataaagctgACTTACAAAAAACTACACAACTTTAACCTAATTCTGggcaatttaagtatttaatctgGATCGTTCAACAAAcaactaataattttttgagaaaggGTAAGTTGAATGATTGAAAGTGTTGCATGGTTTACTAGCATAaccttaaaaaatactttcaagtctttgataaaagaaagtgaaattactaaacagattttttaacatttttgctcACTTATGTAGAgattatttatgttaataatacTTTAAAGAGGACTATAgtagaaatatcaaaatgttttaacatatcaaaataaagtgtttcaaaatctcattctttattatttgtattacttCATCTGATATTACTGTATgaattgaatgaaacaaaatattccaagatggacatatattattttgcttatcTTTTATGTTGCTcattagtataaaatttaaatttcaaggaaagatatataattttcaacaagaacttgaaatgattttattatcatcctattattaataaaaggataattaaaaaaaatgatttaacaaaactttttttcttaatttctttgctttcataaaatttgaataaaaagcttATAAAAGCTTTATTTGTGCTAAAGTGAGTTCAAGCCAATGAaaggtttcaaattaaatttattcaaagacaAATTAGAAGTTGAAACAATGTTggttgtatttttgaaatttaactactATGTCTGGGTAccatttttgtcataatttaaattgtactttATTACTGCTTGCaatagaaatatttcctttttaaatttaagattattaataatatttttgaaaattttaactgttaattCATGCAATTACAATATGATTTGTCATCTGATTCTATAACAATGATAATTTGATCCCTTCTTAAACATTCAGTTAGTTACAATTTTCTatagaatttctttcattattttacaggAAATACCatctttattcaatatttgatgtACAAAATAGCATACTATTATCCTCTTCATCTAAATGCAGGgttataaataatgtattgacttgaaatatgattttatataatatttaaactaaaaacaatttaattggtAATGctataaatgattttctttgtatattttgcaacaataacAAAAAGAGTGAcaaggaaacaaagaaaaaaaaaagttacgtaatatttgcaaataaattcaaaattttaacatttttaaaaggattcaaCTCAATGAATACAGCTAGTTTATCAAGATTTAAACCTCTTTTCATAGtgacaatgaaatataaataatactataagtgatttaaaaatgcatacaatttttttcaaatatgtagaAAAACTTTCCACAATACTGcattaataacataaaagaattaccatgataaaatatgtaataattagttgaaataaagaattatcagaaaaatttcacttacatttcttcaatattttcttcttttccttgcATAGTTCCAACAACAGTTCCTTTTGAAGTATTCATACACCatcctttcaaatttaattctttacctTTATCTCTGGTATACTGAAATAAgttaaatacagataaaataaaagagCTAACGTTAAGAAATGTGAAACTTTCCAATATAATCACATTTATAtgtaacaacaaaataaaaacatataacttctaatgttttatttttataattttttatagatctTCGCTAAtggttacaattttatttaaatatcataaataacaaCCCTAAATGAAAATACACAAAAAGAACAGttacttatgaaataaatatttcactaaaagatAATTCTGTAACAATGGATATCACATATGAAATTGCTCTCGCCATTCtataaatttcagatataatatCTGTGTATCTTTATGACAAGTTTTGAAATTCAAGTTAAAGTTAGTGATACAAGACTGCAGAATAATTTAATCAAGTTAGAATATTGATAGAAAATATGTCTTAATAGATAAAGCATTTTCTGTTAATGTCCtgcttaaaaaagaaacaaaaatagagGCATTTCTATACGCATATGTACACAATAAAAATAGAGGGATTTCTATTATTCTTTGTTGGATAAATAATCacacagtaaaaatataaaaactagatATATATTGAAAGCTTCAGTGTTGAggcaaaattattcaattttatagattaaaCAAATAGCACTCTTCATTAATAAAactgccatatatatatatatatatatatatatatatatatatatatatatatatatatatatatatatataaaattttaaaatctaaattaaaccatAATTAATTCCCAATGTTTTATCTTagttcagcccatattaacttcattctaaaatattctctttatctCCTGGTCccattccatttttctttttaattaattcaacaaaaactctgaatatatatatataaaggttagATACATAATTTGATGGTTTTTcacttttagctttaaaaaatgatagtaaaaaatctttcttttatcagTATAATGAATTTGACACTACTgtgcattgtaaatgaaataaaatgtgcaaaatatattttcaactgattcatgtttttattaaatgaaagccACATAGGATTATAAAACACACATATACATCAATCAACCCTTGCTATCACAATAAGTTTCagtttatttcattggatgtattatgacttttaaatatgcagtttaaaaaaatacaataaaaatatggaaaaatagtCATTAGAAAAtggtttataagaaaatatacatgtacatggaaatatatttatatttcaaaagctaCAATAGACATTTAATTacaacatttacttttttattttataatcccttacatttaattatataaaattacttaatttagaattcaaatatCAGAGcattataaagtataataaatatacttacttTCCTAAAGAACACAcctgaaatataaagaatttaaaaaaattaacatatattcttCATAACTTTAGACATATTTGT is a window encoding:
- the LOC129981244 gene encoding acylphosphatase-2-like isoform X2; translated protein: MKYNFLTIPILVGITIFLFLMSYSYFSSIRSAWQQSPDLRSQQSEMRNILKMLQSVDFEVFGIVQGVFFRKYTRDKGKELNLKGWCMNTSKGTVVGTMQGKEENIEEMKDWLRHTGSPMSKIEKCLFTNERHISKEEFSDFFIKH
- the LOC129981244 gene encoding acylphosphatase-2-like isoform X1; its protein translation is MKYNFLTIPILVGITIFLFLMSYSYFSSIRSAWQQSPDLRSQQSEMRNILKMLQSVDFEVFGIVQGVFFRKYTRDKGKELNLKGWCMNTSKGTVVGTMQGKEENIEEMKDWLRHTGSPMSKIEKCLFTNERHISKEEFSDFFIKKGDKMYSK